The DNA sequence CAGACTCGGGCGGGTTCGCGGACCCGCGCGTCGAGCAGCGCGTAGCAGGCGTCGATGATGATGTTGAGCAGGAAGATGCTGACGGCGGTGAGCAGCACGGCGGCCTGTAGGACGGCGAAGTCGCGTTGCAGGATCGCGTCGATCATCAGCTTGCCGATGCCGGGCCAGCCGAAGATGGCCTCGACCACCACCGCGCCGTTGATGAGGCTGACCATCAGGTCGCCGGCGACGGTGAGCGCGGGTGCTGCGGCGTTGCGCAGCGCGTGGTGGGACACGACGCGGAAGTCGCCGGCGCCCTTGCTGCGTGCCAGCCGGATGTAGGGCGCCGACAGGGCCGAGACCATCGCCCCGCGCACCACCTGGGTGAGCACACCCAGGGGACGGATCATCAGCGTCGCGACGGGCAGGATCCAGGACAGCACACCGGCGTCGACACCCGAGGTGGGCAGCACTCCGAGGAGCACCGCGAACAGCCACACCCCGGTGATGGCGAACCAGAAGTCGGGGATGGACGCCGCGGTCATCGACAGCAGGCTGGAGAACCGGTCGGCCAGCGAGTTCGGGCGGTAGGCGGCCCAGCAGCCGACGACGACGGCTCCGACGATCGCCAGCAGCATCGTCGCGAACGCGAGTTGCAGCGTGGCGGGGAAGGCGCGCAACGCCATCTCCGCGGCCGATTCACCGGTGCGCAGCGAGGTGCCGAAGTCCAGGTGCAGGACGCCCTTGAAGTAGTCGACCAACTGGGTGATCAGCGGATCGTTGAATCCGTTCTGCTCGGCGAACGCGGCACGCTGCTCGGGGGTGGCCGACTCCGACAGGTACAGGTTCGTCGGGTCACCGGTGAGCCGGGCGAGCAGGAACACCCCGAGCAGGACGATGATCAGCGGGAGGGCGCTGGTGTACATCCGGCGCCGGACGAAGGAGAACATGGGCTGGGCCTTCCTGTTTCTCAGGACTTGTCGGTCCGGTCGGCGGCGGGTGACATTGCGGCCAGGCGCATCTCGTCGCCGGTCGCCGAATTGGGGGTGTAGTCGACGCGTGGCGACTTGCCGAGGATGCCGCGCATGTGGGCGAGGTAGGCCATCTGCATGATCTGCTGGGGCTCCTCGGCGAACAGTTCGGCGAACGCATCCTGGCGGGCCTCGCCCTCGAGTTGCTCGGCGGCCCGGATCTTCGCGTCGAACTCCGCTGTGCCGTAGGCGCTCTGCGGTCCGTCGGAGAGCATGTACTGGTCCATCGTGAACGCGGCGTCCCCGGCCTGGTTGCCGTGCATGATCATCAGCAGGTAGGGCCCGGTGTTCGGGGGGAACGGCCGCAGCTGGTACTCGAGCTGGGAGGCGGTGTCCATCATCTCGATCTTGACGTTGAGGCCGATCTCGGCGAACTCGCTCTGCAGCACCTCGATGGTCTCGGCGATCTTGGGGAACTGCGCGGTGCGTCCGATCAGACGGATCTCCCTGTCCACCGGCACACCGTCGGTGCGCGCCTCATCGATCAGCGCCTTGGCCTTGTCGGTGTCGTGCGGCCAGGGCTGTAACTGGTCGTTGTAGCCGACCACTCCGGACGGGATCAGCTGGGCGGCGGGCTGACCCAAATCGCGGAACAGGGCCTTGACGATGCCGGTGCGGTTGGTGGCGTAGTTGATGGCCTGGCGGACGCGGATGTCGTCGAGTGGCGGCTCGGTGGCCTGCATGCGCAGTGCGGTGGTCTCGTTGTTCTGGAACGGCACCCCGAGGTCGCCGGCGCCGTCCTCGGGGCCGAGTCCGGTGGCGATGTCGGCTTCGTCGTTGGTGATCATCGCCGCGCGTACGCTTCCCTCACTGCGCCACTGGTATTCGGCGACCGGGAACGCCGGCGCGTCACCCCAGTAGGTGTCGTTGCGGGCCAGGATCAGCTTCTGTCCGTACTCCCAGTCGCGGATCGCGTAGGGCCCGGTGCCGATCGGCTCGCGCACCTTCTCGGTCATGCTGGTGGTGCGGGGCACGATCTCGACGAACGAGAGGCGTAGCGGCAGAATCGGATCCGGTTTGGTGGTGCCGACCACGACGGTGTTCTCGTCGGGGGTCTGCAGGGTCAGCACCTCGTCACCGAAGACGTAACCGTCGACGTTGCACTGCAGATCGGAGTTGACCGCGCGGTCGATCGAGAATGCGGCGTCCTCGGCGGTGAACGGCGCCCCGTCGGAGAAGGTCACACCGTCGCGCAGGGTGAACGTCCACTCGGTGGGGCTGCTCTGCTCCCAGTCGGTGGCCAGCAGCGGCTCCAGGTCACCGGTGGTCGGGTTGCGCTCCACCAGCGGCTCGGTGATGTTGGAGCGCACCACGACGCCGGTGGAGGTCAGTGAGCTCTCGCAGGGTTCGAGCGTGGGGGGCTCCTGGGGCAGGACGATGCGCAGCGTGTTGAGGTCGTATCCGCCTCCGCCGGAGTTGGCGACCGAGCAGCCGCTGGCGGCGACGGCGACTCCCGCGAGGGCCATCGCGGTCAGGCGCCGTGTGTTCCGCTTCATCGATCCTCCCGGGGATGGGAATGTCTGGCGTCTACGTATGTAGATGCGATGTGTGATGACAGCCACACGCTATGGCGGCGTTTTGGAGACCGTCAACCCTGCTCAAATGGCCGTATCCGGGGGATTTTCGGGTGTAGGAAACGCTGCCGCTGCGTCGTCACACCGGCCCTGAGCTGGTATTTCGACCGCAGCGGTGCGGTCGTGATACCCCGGCGCGGGGCGAACTCGGATAGCTATGCGGTTTGGCTATCAGTCCATGCTATTTCGGACGTGGACGGGTATCCGCAGGTCGCCGTAGCGTGAAGAGCACTATGACTGCGTCCACCGAGCATCGCCCAGCCGCGACGAAGCGAACCGTCCTGCAGGTCGGCCCCCTGAAACCGTCGCTGTCGGCCACGCTGGTCGACGACTACGCCGCCTGGGTGCTGCCCGACGCCGGTGAGGAACGTCAGAGCTTTCTGTCGCAGCACGGCGCCGAGATCACCGCGGTGGTGACCTCCGGCCGGACCGGCGTGGACGCCGAGTTGTTTGCGGCGCTGCCGAACCTCGGCGCGGTCGTCAACTTCGGCGTCGGTTACGACACCACCGACATCGACGCCGCCGCGGCGCGAGGCGTGGCGGTCAGTAACACCCCCGACGTGCTGACCGACTGTGTGGCCGACACCGCTGTCGGGCTGATGATCGACACGCTGCGCCAGTTCTCGGCCGCCGACCGCTACCTGCGTGCCGGCCGCTGGCCGGTGGACGGCAACTATCCGCTGACCCGTCAGGTCAGCAACACCCGCGTCGGCATTGTCGGCCTGGGCCGGATCGGGACGGCGATTGCGTTGCGGCTGAGCGCTTTCGGCTGCTCGATCAGCTACCACAACCGGCGCGAGGTGCCGGACTCGCCCTACACCTACGCCGCATCGCCGGTGGACCTGGCACGCGGGGTCGACGTGCTGATCGTGGCCGCGGCCGGCGGCGACGGCACCCGCAATCTGGTGGACCGCGCCGTGCTGGATGCGCTGGGATCCGACGGCTACCTGATCAACATCGCCCGCGGCAGCGTGGTCGACCAGGACGCGTTGGTGTCGGCGCTGCTGGACGGCCGCCTCGCCGGCGCGGGCCTGGACGTGTTCACCGACGAGCCGCAGGTGCCGGAGCAGCTGTTCGCGCTGGACAACGTCGTGCTGCTGCCACACGTCGCCAGCGGCACGGTGCAGACGCGCGCCGCGATGGAGGCGCTGACCCTGCGCAACCTCGACGAATTCCTCGCCACCGGCGCGCTGATCACCCCGGTCCCGCTGCCCGCCGCCGCGAAATAGGATTCCGGGCTGCGCCCGGACCCGCGATCGCAGCCCTGGCTTCTCACTCGCGACGAGCGCGGCCAGCGCCGCGATAATGGCGGGCCCCGAAAAGACCGGGGCCCGCGTCAGGTCAGCGGCGGACGGCGCACCCGGCGGCGATGTTGTGGCAGTGGCCGTCGCCCTTGCAGGTGGCGCAGTGGCAGCGGCAGCCCTGGTTTCTCAACTTCTCGGAGATCTTGTGGTCATCTCTAGCCATGACATGCTCCTTTGCGAATATGTCGATGGTAGAGCCGCGACGCAGCTCAGCGGGCCGAAATCGCAGACGCGGCCAACTGGCGTTCACGAACAGTTCCCGTGACGGCCCGGCCGCCGAGAGACACCCGTCGCCTGCCGGCCATCGCCCGGACAGGCCGCTCTCCGACACTGCGCCGTGTCGCCCAATATCAGCCGCCGCACCGTCCTCAAGGGCGCGGCAGGCCTGGCCGCCGCTCCACTGCTCGGATTCACCGGGACACCCCGCCGCGGACCCGTCCCGGCCGACCCGTTCACCCTCGGGGTGGCTTCGGGGGATCCGAGTCCCGACGGTGCCGTGATCTGGACGCGGCTGGCACCGCGACCGCTGGCCGACGACGGCCTGGGCGGTATGCCAGCGCGCACCGTGGAGGTGCAGTGGGAGATCGCCGCCGACGAGGCGTTCACCCGGCCGCTGCAGCGGGGTCATGCCGTCGCCGCCCCCGAGGACGCGCACAGCGTGCACGTCGAGTTGGCCGGGCTGCCGACCGCCGGCGAATACTTCTACCGGTTCCGTGCCGAGGGTTATCTCTCGCCGGTCGGTCGCACCCGCACGACGCCGGCGCCGGACGCCCTGAACGCGACCTTGACGATGTGCGCGGCGTCGTGCTCGAACTATCAGCACGGCTGGTTCACCGCATACCGCCGCCTCGCCGAGGAGCATCCCGATGTTGTTGTGCACCTGGGTGACTACCTCTATGAGTACGCCGCCAGTGGTGAGCGGGTGCGCGATCACGCCGGCCCGGAGACCGTGACGCTGGCGCACTACCGCCAGCGTCACGCCCAGTACCGCACCGACCCCGACCTGCAGGCGGCGCACGCCGCGGCGCCGTGGCTGGTGGTGTTCGACGACCACGAGCTGGCCGACAACTGGGCCGGTGACATCCCGAAGACACCCGATGCCGGGTTCCCTGCACGCAGGGCTGCGGCGCTGCAGGCGTACTACGAGAACATGCCGCTGCGCGCATCCGCGAAGGCCCGGAACGGCGGCATGCGGTTGTACCGCCTCGTCGAATGGGGCGCGCTGGCAACATTTCACATGCTCGACACCCGACAGTACCGCTCCGATCAGGCGTGCGGCGACCGGTACCGCAGTGACTGCGCGGAGCGCTTCGACCCGCACCGCACCCTGCTCGGCACAGACCAACAGCGTTGGCTGCTCGACGGTTTCGCGCAGTCGCGGGCTCGCTGGGATCTGCTGGCACAGCAGGTGTTCTTCGCGCCGCTGGAGCTCGCCGCCGGCCCGGCGCGCGGCGCCAACCTGGATGCGTGGGACGGTTACGTCGCCGAGCGGGACCGCGTCATCGCCGGTATCGCCGACTCGGCGGTGCGCAACGGCGTGGTCCTCACCGGAGACGTACACGCGCACTGGGCCGCTGAGATCCGCAGGCACCCGGAGGATCCGCTGTCGGCTCCGGTGGCCACCGAGTTGGTGACGACGTCGATCACTTCCGGCGGCGACGGATCCGACACCCGAGCCGATGTCGAGGCAATCCTGCCGGAGAACCCGCACATCCGGTACTTCAGCAACCGGCGCGGCTATCTGCGTGCGACGCTCACTCCCGACGAGCTGCGCGCGGACTTCCGCACCGTGCCGTTCGTGACCCGGCCGGGCGGCCCGGTGACGACGGGCGCGTCGTTCGTGATTCCCGACCGGCTTCCTCAGCTGCTCTAGACGACCTCTTCGACGAGCGCGTCGGTGGTCCACTCCTGCTGCGGCAGAACGTCTTTGAGCAACCGCACCAGTGCCGGGTTGGTGGAGTCGCCACGCCACACGGCGTCCAGTTCCACCGGCCGTTCCCGGAAAGCCCCGATCGTGCGGAACACCACGCCCTCGGGATGCAGCGTGGCCGCGGACGCCGGCACCAGCGCCAGTCCGATGCCCGAGCGCACCAGCACCAGCATGGTGTGCACCTGGGTGACGTACTGCACGTAGCGCGGGGTGGCGCCGGCGATGGTGAACGTGCTGATCAGCAGCTCGTTGAAGTAGCGGGCCTGCACCGGGGAGTACATGATCAGGTCCTCGCCGTCGAGGTCGTTGAGCGTCAGCTGCCGCGACAGGCCCGACAGCGGGTGCTCGGCGGGCAGCGCGACCACCAGCTGCTCGTGCAGCAGCGGGCGCGACACCAGACCGGGCCGCTTCAACGGCGGGCGGGCCATCCCGAGGTCCAGCTCACCGGACATCAGGCCGTCGATCTGGGCTGATGTCACCATTTCGCGCAGGTCCAGCTTCACGTCGGGCAGCCGCTCGCGGGCCCGTGCCAGCAGCCGCGGCAGCACGGCGTGCGCGGAGGCCGCGGTGAAGCCGACGACGACGGTGCCGAGGTCACCGGCGGGGATGCGTTTGACGGTCTGCGCGGCGCCTTCGGCCAGTTGCAGGATGCGGCGGGCGTCGGGCAGGAACGCTGCGCCCGCCGGGGTCAGGGTGACGGTCCGGGTGGTGCGATCGATCAGCTGAACGCCCAGTTCGCTTTCCAGTTGCTGCAGCTGGCGCGACAGCGGCGGCTGGGTCATGTGCAGGCGTTCGGCGGCGCGACCGAAGTGCAGCTCCTCGGCCACGGCGACGAAGCACTGCAACCGGGCCAACGAGAACACCGATGCACTCCTCGTATCAGTCTGCGCCTGTTGAGGCGCGGCACGGCATCAGTGTAGTGCCGACGATTCAGACGGGGGTGAGCTTGATGGCCGCGAGTCCGAGCCGGCCGACCGCGTCCTGCCAGTCGGCCGCCGAGGGGACCCGGTCGTCGCGGAACGTCAACCCCATGTAGCGCTGAGCCCGCTTGGCGCCGTAGGACTTCGCCAAGCGGTCGACGATGTCGACGACTGCGGCCGGTTCGGTGATCAGTTCACCGCGCATCGCGGTCCTGTTCCCCCGGTGATGCACGACGGCGTCACCACCGCCGCGGAAGTTGTACTTCCAGTTCGCTTCCAGCACGGCATACAGATCGCCCTCCAGACGGTGCGCGCTGACCGGCACGGAATACCGCCGCCCGGTCTTGCGCCCGGTGAACTCGACGAGCATGAACTCGCCGAGCGGGCGCCCCAGCGGAGTGCGCAGCACCCGTCGCAGAACCGGGTTGGCCACCTTGAGCAGTGCCTCGGGTGGGTGAGCGGCGTCGATCGCCGCGGGTTGTTCCGTCATGCGACCACGGTAGAACTACCAGCGCGGGCTGGCGGTCTGGAACGACGGATCGATGCTGCGCATGTAGCCGGTGTCGTCGCGGTCGCGGATCCCGCAGCGCAGGTACTGCTCGTGCAGCGCCGCCAGCGCGTCGTCGTCGATGTCGACGCCCAGCCCCGGTGTCGTCGGAACCGGCACCGACCCGTCAACGAACGACAGCACACCGGGCGCGACGACGTCCTCGCTCTTCCACGGCCAGTGCGTGTCACACGCATAGGTCAGATTCGGGGTGGCCGCGGCCAGGTGCACCATCGCGGCCAGGCTGATGCCCAGATGCGAATTGGAGTGCATCGACAGCCCCAGCCCGAACGTTTCGCAGATGCCGGCCAGCAGCCGCGACCGCTGCAGGCCGCCCCAGTAGTGGTGATCGGAAAGCACCACCCGCACCGAGCTCTTGGCGACCGCGGGGGCGAGTTCGTCGAACGCGACGACGCACATGTTCGTGGCCAGCGGCATCGGCGCCTGCGCGGCCACCTCGGCCATCCCGTCCAGGCCCGGGGTGGGGTCCTCCAGATACTCGAGGATGCCGGCCAGCCCGGAGGCGACCTTGACCGAGGTCTGCGGTGTCCAGGCGGCGTTGGGGTCCAGGCGCAGCGGCATCCCGGGGAACGCGGCGGCCAGCGCCTCGATCGCCGCCATCTCCTCCTCCGGTGCGAACACCCCGCCCTTGAGTTTGACGGCGGTGAAACCGTATTCGTCGACGATGCGCCGCGCCTGGGCGACGATGCCGTCCGGGTCGAGCGCGGCGCCGAACGCATCGGGTTCGGCGCCGGGGTGGGCGGCCCACTTGTAGAACAGGTACGCGCTGAACGGCACGGCATCGCGCACCGCACCGCCGAGCAGATCCGACACGGGCCTCCCGAGCGCGCGGCCCTGCACGTCCAGGCAGGCCACCTCGAACGGGGACAGCACCTGGTCCACGGCACTGGCCGAGGTGATCATCCCGGCGGTGCCCACGGCCGCGGTGTCGCCGCGTAGCGTGTCAGCGATCGCCGCGCGGATCATGTTGAGCGCGAACACATCCAGACCCGTGATCGCGTCGGCGGCGGCCCGCAGCCGGGCCAGGTGCCGGGTGTCGGCGTAGGTCTCGCCCAGGCCGACGAGGCCCGCGTCGGTGTCCAGCTGGATGATGGCGCGCAGCGCGTACGGCTGGTGCACACCGACGGTGTTGAGCAGCGGCGGGTCGCGGAACGCGACCGGGGTGATGCGGGCGCCGGTGATGCGCAGCGGGCCCACGGTCAGATCGCCTGCGACAGTGCGCCGGTCATCACGGCGCGGCCGGCGGCGACGATCGAGGCCAGCTCGTCGATGTCGGTCGCGGTGGGCATCACCAGCGGCGGACGCACCGGCCCGGCGGGCACGCCTTCCATCGTGACGCCTGCCTTGACCAGCGAGACCGCGTAGCCGGGGACGGTGTCGCGCAACCGCACCAGCGGGTGGAAGAAGGTGCGCAACAGGTCCTCGGCGAGGTGGCGGTTGTCGGCTTCCAGCGCGTCGTAGAAGGCCAGCGCCAAGTCGGGTGCGAACGCGAACGTCGCCGACGAGTACAGCGGCACCCCGATCGCCCGGTAGGCCTGCTGCGTGGTCTCGGCGGTGGGCAGCCCGTTGAAGAACAGGAAGTCGGGGTCGACCTCGCTGGTGATGGCCGACACGATGCGCGCGACCTGGTCGAGGTTGCCGGTGCCGTCCTTGAACCCGACGACGTTGTCGATCTTCGCCACCGCCACCGCCGACGCCTCGGTGAACCGCGCGTTGCCGCGGTTGTAGACGATGACGGGAAGGTCGGTCGCGCCGGCGACGGCGCGGGTGTAGTCGACCAGGCCGGGCTGGGGCACCTCGACGAGGTAGGGGGGAAGCAGGAGCAGCCCGTCGGCGCCCACCTGCTGCGCGACCGTCGCGAACCGCTTGGCCTGCGCCACCGATCCGCCCGCACCGGCATAGACGGGAACCCGCCCGGCGACCACGTCCACCGCGGTGCGGACGACGGTGCTGAACTCCTGGTCGTCGAGGGCGTGGAATTCGCCGGTGCCGCAGGCGACGAACACGCCGCCCGGCCCGGCTGCGACCCCTTTGGCGATGTGGTCGGCCAGGGCGTCGACGTCGACGTCGCCGGTCTCGGTGAACGGGGTGACGGGGAAGAACAGCACTCCGTCGAAGGACGGGCGGGACGTGGAACGCATCAAGGGCTCCTAGCAGGGGTTGTCGGGCCTGGGGCCCGGTCGGTGGGTGGGGTCAGTCCTGGCTGAGCCGGCCGTCGATGCGCCGCCACAGGTGATCGGGGTTGCCGTCCGCAATTGCACTGGGCAGCAGGGACTTCGGAACATTCTGGTAGCACACCGGCCGCAGGAAGCGTTCGATCGCGCGGCTACCCACGGAGGTGCTGCGGGAGTCGGACGTCGCCGGGAACGGGCCGCCGTGCACCATGGCGTGGCTGACCTCGACGCCGGTGGGCCACCCGCCGAACAGGATCCGTCCGGCCTTGAGCTCCAGGCGCGGCAGCAGTTCGGCAGCGGCGTCGAGGTCGGAGTCGTCGGCGTGCACGGTCGCGGTCAGCTGCCCTTCGATACCGTCGGCGACGGCGTGCATCTCCGCGGCGTCGGCGCAGCGCACGATCAGGCTCGACGAGCCGAACACCTCGGCCTGCAGCGCCTCGGAGTTCAGGAAGCTCTCCGCATCGGTGGTGAACAGGGCTGCGTGGCAACCGCATTCGTTGCTCGCGTCCTGGCCGCGGCCGACCAGCTCGGCCGCCCCGGACAGCGCGGTGACGCCCTCGGCGTAGCTGCGGGCGATGGCCGGGGTGAGCATGGGTGTGGCCGGGGCCTGTGCCAGCGCCTCGCGGGCTGCGGCGACGAATGCGTCGAGGCCCGGGCCGTCGACGGCGATGACCAGTCCGGGGTTGGTGCAGAACTGCCCGGATCCCATCGTCAACGATGCGACGAACGCGCGGCCGAGTTCGTTGCCGCGGCCGGCCAGGGCGCCGTCGAGGACGAAGACGGGGTTGATGGAGCTCATCTCGGCGTAGACCGGGATGGGTTCGGGTCGTGCGGCAGCGGCGGCGACCAGGGCGGTGCCACCCGAGCGGGATCCGGTGAAGCCGACGGCTTTGATCCGCGGATCGGTCACGAGCGCGATCCCGAGGCCGGCGCCCGAACCGAACAGCAGTGAGAACGTTCCCGCGGGCATGCCGGATTCGGCGACCGCGGCGGTGACGGCGCGTCCGACCAGCTCGGAGGTGCCGGGGTGGGCGTCGTGGGCCTTGACCACGACCGGACATCCGGCGGCCAGTGCGGAGGCGGTGTCCCCGCCGGCGACCGAGAAGGCCAGCGGGAAGTTCGAGGCGCCGAACACGGCGACGGGACCCAGTCCGATGAAGCGTTGGCGCAGGTCCGGGCGGGGCAGCGGGGACCGGTCGGGCAGGGCGGTGTCGATGCGGGCCCCCTGGTAACTGCCTTCGCGCAGCACTTCGGCGAACAGGCGCAGCTGCCCGGTGGTGCGGCCGACCTCGCCGGTGATGCGTGCCTGCGGCAGCCCGGTTTCGGCGACGGCGCGCGCGATCAGGGGCTCGCTGATCGCCTCGATCTGCCCAGCGATCGCCTCGAGGAAGCGGGCCCGTTGGTCGGAGGTGGTGGCGCGGTAGGTACCGAACGCGTCGGCGGCCGCGGCGCAGGCGGCGTCGACGTTGCCGGCGTCACCGTGGTGATACGGCGGGTCCAGCGCGGCGCCGGCGGCGGGGTCGAACGCGTGGATCTGCGTGCCCGTCCCGCGCACGGGCGTCCCGGCGATGATCATCTGACCGGTGAGACGGTGGGTTTCGGGAATCGTCGCAGTCATGACGTCAACGGTATGAGGCATATCCATGCCTGTCCAAGACCATTTCTCACATCATTGATGCGTCGATTAGATCAATCGACGCACCTGGCCCGGGTGCCTCAGGACAGGGCGAGGTGGCTTTCGATGAGCGCGACCAGCGCGTCGGTGGCCGCAGTGTCTCCCGAGATGTCGACCTGGTCGGAACGCACCGCGTCGCTGAGCGTGAGCTGCCTGCCGAGCAGCGCGGCGACCGTCGGCGCCGCGGCCCGCACGGTGACGTCGGGTGGCGTCGCGGCCGGCCCGGGCGCCACCCGCATTCGTCCGCCGCGGACCTGCAGGCAGGCGGTGCTGTCCCCGATGTGGAACTCGTAGAGCGCATCGGGGCCGGGGTCCATGTCGCCGGTGAGATCGGCGGCCAGGAAGCTCAGTAGCCATTCGGCCCGGAAGGCCTCGCGGCCGACGTCGGCGTCGGTCATCTGGTGCCGGGCACCCCAGGTGGCGAGCGGAATCATGGCGAGTGCGAGTTCGCGGCCGGCCTCGGAGAGCTCGTAGACCACCGCGGAGCCGGGTTGTCCGACGGCGAGGCGGCGCTGGATGACGCCGTCGGTCTCGAGCTGGCGGACGCGGGTGGCCAGCAGGCTGGTCCCGATTCCGGGAAGAGCGTCGGCCAGGTCGGTGTAGCGCTTCGGTCCCGTGCCCAGCTCACGCACGATCAGCAGCGTCCAGCGCTCGCCGACCACGTCGAGGGCATGGGCCAGCCCGCAGAACTGTCCGTAGGTCTTGCGTGCCACGTCCGCCATGGTACCCATTCACTCACATTTCAATCGCAAAGTACAAATTCTGTTGGCAACTTCTATTTCTTATGTTACGTTCGGAATCAGTTCGGGCGCTTCGCGGAATCCGAGCCGCGGCCAGCCCACGAGGTGAGGTGAAATGACATGGCTTCTCTGTCCATGGATTCCGTGACCGGTGCGCATGCCCGGCGGTGGTCGCTGTCTGCTCTGTTGCGGTGGCTGCAGGCGCCCATCGCGCCGCAGTCCACGGCGTTGGTGCGGGACGACACGACGACCGCCGGCCCGGCCAAGCCCGGCAAGCGCCACTACCCGGCGCAGCGGGACCGGGTCTTCGAGCAGGCCGCGATGGCCCGGGAGATGTACCGACTCTGACCACGGCGCTTGCCGGACCGTCGCACCGCCGGCAGAACACCCAGCGAAACCCTGCTCATCCCCGGTATCCCGGGTTTCCCGGCTCGGGGGCGACCGCGGCGGACATGAGGTAGCTTCAACGCACGAACCGATTGGCCGCAGCCGAGGAGACCAGCGGTGAATGCGACACCATTCGGGCACTATCGGCTTCAGAAGCTGATCGGCCGGGGCGGGATGGGCGAGGTCTATCAGGCCTACGACACCAGGACCGACCGTGTCGTCGCGCTGAAGGTGCTGCCGCACCACATGGCCGAGGACGAGGTCTTCCAGGCTCGGTTCCGCCGTGAATCCCAATCCGCCGCAGGGATCAACGACCCGCACGTCGTGCCCATCCACAGCTACGGCGAGATCGACGGCCGGCTCTACCTCGACATGCGCCTGATCGAGGGCCGCAATCTGGGCGCGATGCTCGCCGAGACGGAGAAGCCGCTCGGGGCGCCGTTCGCGGTGCACGTCGTCGAGCAGGTCGCGCACGCGCTGGACTCCGCGCACAAAGCCGGGCTCATCCACCGC is a window from the Mycolicibacterium poriferae genome containing:
- a CDS encoding aldehyde dehydrogenase (NADP(+)); translation: MTATIPETHRLTGQMIIAGTPVRGTGTQIHAFDPAAGAALDPPYHHGDAGNVDAACAAAADAFGTYRATTSDQRARFLEAIAGQIEAISEPLIARAVAETGLPQARITGEVGRTTGQLRLFAEVLREGSYQGARIDTALPDRSPLPRPDLRQRFIGLGPVAVFGASNFPLAFSVAGGDTASALAAGCPVVVKAHDAHPGTSELVGRAVTAAVAESGMPAGTFSLLFGSGAGLGIALVTDPRIKAVGFTGSRSGGTALVAAAAARPEPIPVYAEMSSINPVFVLDGALAGRGNELGRAFVASLTMGSGQFCTNPGLVIAVDGPGLDAFVAAAREALAQAPATPMLTPAIARSYAEGVTALSGAAELVGRGQDASNECGCHAALFTTDAESFLNSEALQAEVFGSSSLIVRCADAAEMHAVADGIEGQLTATVHADDSDLDAAAELLPRLELKAGRILFGGWPTGVEVSHAMVHGGPFPATSDSRSTSVGSRAIERFLRPVCYQNVPKSLLPSAIADGNPDHLWRRIDGRLSQD
- a CDS encoding winged helix-turn-helix transcriptional regulator, which translates into the protein MADVARKTYGQFCGLAHALDVVGERWTLLIVRELGTGPKRYTDLADALPGIGTSLLATRVRQLETDGVIQRRLAVGQPGSAVVYELSEAGRELALAMIPLATWGARHQMTDADVGREAFRAEWLLSFLAADLTGDMDPGPDALYEFHIGDSTACLQVRGGRMRVAPGPAATPPDVTVRAAAPTVAALLGRQLTLSDAVRSDQVDISGDTAATDALVALIESHLALS